The genome window GCCCGCGTCCCGCCGCCGCAGGCATCTCCTGCACGAGCCCGAGGGCGATGAGGGACGACAGCTGCCGGGACACCGTCGAGCGGTTGAGCCGGAACATCTGCGCGATGTCCGTCGAGCGGATGCCCGGCTCATCGGCGATGGCCATCACGATCGACTGGTCGGTGATCGAGAGTCGCGTCTCGCCGGACCGGGCATCGACCAGACCCCGGCGGGTGATCGCCAGCAGGGACCGCAGCACCGTCGCGCTGTCCTGATCTCGTGCGTCCGCCTCGTCGATTTGTTGCATAGTGCAACTCTAGACCTGGCTGTTGCATAATGCAACGCGGGCGCGGGGCGGGGCATGAGCTCCGGCGGCGGATGAAAGGATGGAGACATGCACACCGCCAACCTCACGCGAGAGGAGACCGCGGCGCGATCCGCCGCCATCTCCGTTCGCAGCATCCGCGTCGAACTCGATCTGACCGGAGCGCCCGAGCGGGCTCGCAGTGGGTTCCCGACGGTCACGACGCTCGACTTCGCATCGACGACCTCGTCGACCTGGCTCGACTTCATCGGCGAGAGCGTGGAGCGGCTCGTCGTCAACGGCGTCGAGCAGGACGTCGTCTACGACGGGGCCCGGATCGCCGTGCGCGATCTCGCGGAGTCGAACACGATCCGCGTCGAGGCGGTCGGAGCGTACAGCCGGTCGGGTGAGGGGTTGCACCGTTTCCACGATCCTGTCGATGACCGCACCTATCTCTACACGCAGTACGAGCCCGCCGACTCACGGCGTGTCATGGCGTGCTTCGAGCAGCCTGACATCAAGGCTCCCTACACGTTCGTGATCGACGCGCCGGCAGGGTGGGAGGTTCTCTCGAACCAGTCCGCCGCTGCCGTCGACGTCGGTGTCGGGGTGCAGCGCGTCGAGTTCGCCCCGACGCTGCCGATCTCGAGCTACATCACTGCCGTCGCCGCGGGGCCCTATGCCCGCGTCGACGGCGAGTGGCGGCGCGACGAACAGCACATCGCGCTGGGCGTTCTCGCGCGGCAGTCGCTGGCGCAGTATCTGGAGTCGGACGAGATCCTCGAGGTCACGCGTCAGGGCCTGGACTTCTTCACGGATGCTTTCGCGTACCCGTATCCGTGGGGCAAGTACGACCAGATCTTCGTCCCCGAGTACAACCTCGGCGCGATGGAGAATCCGGGGCTCGTCACCTTCACCGAGGCGTACCTCTCGCGGGGTGCAGCGACGGATGCCCAGCGCGCGGCTCGGGCGAACACGATCCTGCATGAGATGGCGCACATGTGGTTCGGCGACCTCGTGACGATGAAGTGGTGGGATGACCTGTGGCTCAAGGAGTCCTTCGCCGACTACATGGGGTCGCACGCGTCCGCCGTCGCGACGCGCTTCCACGACGCCTGGGTGAAGTTCGCCGCCAACCGCAAGGCCTGGGCGTACCAGCAGGATCAATTGCCGACGACCCACCCGATCGTCGCGGACATCACCGACCTCGAAGCGGCCAAACTGAACTTCGACGGGATCACGTATGCCAAGGGCGCCGCAGTGCTCAAGCAGCTGGTCGCCTTCGTCGGCGATGACGCGTTCTTCGACGGTGCGCGCAGGTACTTCGCTCAGAACGCGTTCGGGAACACGACACTCGACGACTTCCTCGTGCAGCTCAGTGCCGTGTCCGGCCGTGACATGTCCGAGTGGTCGCGCGCCTGGCTGGAGACCACAGGAGTCTCGACGCTCTGGGTCGAGAAGGATGCCGACGGAGCATCCGTGCTCGTGCAGACCGATCCGCGCCCTCATCGGCTGCGCATCGGACTGTACGACGACATCGACGGCCGCGTCGTGCGCCGTGACCAGCTCGCGCTCGACATCCACGACGAGCACACTCCGGTGGAGCTGCCCGACGCTGACCTCGTGCTGCTCAACGACGACGACCTCACCTACGCCAAGGTGCGCCTCGATGAGGCATCGCTGACGACCGTGCAGAACTCGCTCTCCGGCGTCGAGGATCCGCTCGCGCGAGCGGTCATCTGGTCGTCCCTCTGGAACGCCACCAGGGACGGAGAGCTCGCGGCGAGCCGCTACACGTCGATCGTGCGCGCGCACGCGCCTCGCGAGTCGAACATCGGTCTCCTGAGTGGAGTGCTCGCGAACGCGCTCTTCGCGATCCGGCACTACGTCGCCGATGAGAACCGGGCGCACGAGCAGAGGCAGTGGGTGGAGGCGGCATGGAGCGCGCTCCAGTCAGCGGATTCCGGCAGCGATGGGCAGCTCTCGTGGGCACGCGCCCTTGCGGCGGCATCCGCCTTCGATGACGCACGCGCCAGCGACATCCGCGCGATCCTCGACGGAGAGACGCTCGACGGGCTCGTCGTCGACCCGGACCTCCGGTGGCAGCTGCTGACCGCTCTCGTGACGACGGGTCATGCCGGGGTGGACGAGATCACGGCGGAGCAGCAGGTCGACGACACCGGGAGCGGCCGTACCGCCGCGCGCCGTGCTCTCGCATCGATCCCGGATATCGCCGTGCGTGCCGAGGCCTGGGAGCAGGCGTGGAACGACGAGTCGCTCAGCAACGATCATCTCGACGCGGTCATCAGCGGATTCCGCGCAGGCGGACGACGCGACCTGATCGCGGGCTTCGATGACGAGTACTTCGCGAGGATCGGCGGTGCCTGGTCTGAGCGGAGCATCGAGCTGGCGCGGCGTCTGGTGGTGGGGCTGTTCCCGGCCGCGCCGAGCCTTGCGCCGGTGGATGCCTGGATCGCCGACAACGCCTCGGCACCTGCCGCTCTGCGACGTCTCGTCGTCGAGCAGCGCGATCACCTCGCACGTGACCTTCGCGTGCGAGCAGCGCAGGCTCAGTCGGCGTCGAGCTCTGCGGCGGTGCTCTGACCCACGGCGAGGTGGTCGGGGCGGTCGTCGCTCTGCGTCAGCAGAACGAGCGCGAGGTAGGCAGCCCATGCTCGCGCGCGCACCCAGGTCGCGTCGTCGTAGCGGGGGCCGGTGGCAGCCCGGAACACCTCGCGCCCTGGGGCATCGAAGAGCATCCATGCCGACGCGAGGTCGTACGCGGGATCGCCGACCGTGACGTCGCCGAAGTCGATGAGTGCCGCGAGCGAGGCCTCGTGAACCAGGATGTTGCCGGGGTGGAGGTCCCCGTGGATCCAGACCCGTTCACAATTCGGCGCTGCCGCCAGGCCTGCGGTCCAGGCATCGCGCAGCGCCGACCGGGGCGGGAGGGCGTCGAGGCGAGGCCGCATGGCGCCATCGCGTGTGGCCAGCTCTCGACCGCGCACGGGATTGAGTGGGGCGTCGTCAGGCGCCGGAGCGTGCAGAGCCCGAAGCGCCTCGGCGAGCCGTGGCGCCCAGGAGGAGTTCTCGACCCGCGACGACGTGAGCGCGTTCGACCCGTCGATCCAGGGGATCACCGACCACGGTCGGGGGAAGACGTCGTTCGGAGCTCCAGCGAACACGGGGATCGGAGTGCGGATTCCGAGTACCGCCAGCGCCGGCCCGATCTCGGGCAGGGCGCGCTGCTCGTTCGCGATGAGCGGCACTGCGAGAGCGCGCCTGGGCAGTCGCACGACGAGATCGGCACCCAGGCACCACATCGCGTTGTCCCATCCTTCGGCGAAGAGTCTGAGCGGAAGATCGGCCAGCTGCGGCGCCGTGGCGCGAAGCAGCGTGCGCAGGCCGTCCTCGTCGAGCGAGTACTCGGCCGAGGGGGAGTCGGCCATGCTCAGATGTCGAGCGACTCGCCCGGCTCGAGCACCGAGAACTCGCCGCCGCCCTGTTCGGTCGCCCACTGCAGTCGCTGACGGTGCATCGTCTTTCCCGCCACGGAGAGAGTCATGTCGTGCGTGCCGAACGCGCGACGCGGCTTCACGGCCAAGACGTAGTCCATCGCCTCGCCGATCTTCAACCACGGAGCGCCGAGCGGAGCGGCGAGGGTGCCGACCTCGATGCCCTCGGGCACGGCGTAGGAGTCACCGGGGTAGTAGAACTCGTCGTTCACCAGCACCCCGACGTTCTCGACGGTCGGGAGAGAGGAGTGGATCACCTCGTGCGTGCCGCCGAAGAAGCGCAGCGAGAATGCTCCGACCTCCGCCGTGTCGCCCGGTGCGACCACCGAGATCTCGTAGCCCTCGGCCGCGCGCGCGACGCCGGCCGGTGCGTAGATCGGTGTGCCGGGAGCCGCACGCAGGATGCGGTCGAGGTGCTCGGGCGTCCAGTGGTCCGGGTGCTCATGGGTGATGACGACGGCGACGAGCCCGGCGAGGTCACTCAGCGGAGCGGTGAACGAACCCGGATCGACGAGAAGGATGTCATCGCCCTGCTGGATGCGAAGAGCGGCATGTTCGAATTTCGTGACGCGCATGGGATGAGTCAACTCCTTCTCGGCCTCCCTGGCAAACCGTCGAGCTGGTGCGCCACGCCCGGGAATCGAGCAGGGTCCGGCTCGATTTGGCGACGCGAGAATCGTCGTGGCATACTTGAACAGTTGTCGCGGCACGGAAACGTTCCGCCAGACGGCCCCATCGTATAGCGGCCTAGTACGCTGCCCTCTCACGGCGGTAACGCGGGTTCGAATCCCGCTGGGGTCACACAACACACGAAAGCCCTCGGTTCTCCGAGGGCTTTCGTCGTTTCCGGGCATGTCACCCAGGGTGCACGGGTCGCGGACGTCACACCGCGTTCCGGCGTGCCCCCGTCAGCCACAGTGCGAGAGCCGTGCACCCGAGCGCGATCGCTGCGAGCGGGAAGTCGAGGCCGTAGGCGGTGATGGCGATGATCGGTGCGATGAACACGAGTACGGCGGCGACGACAGCGACCTTCGACGAGAACCGGGCCGGACCCGCCGCCGGAGCCTTCTCGAACCGGATCAGCCAGAGCGACAGCACCCAGACTGCGGCGAGGACGACGATGAGGAACAGCGGCCGGGTCCACCACCAGACAGCGCTTCCCGGTGCGGGGAGGGGAAACGGGAGTACGAGCTGGATGCCGATCAGCACCATGATCATCGGCAGATGCCACAGGTAGATGGTCATGAGTCGTGAACCGATCAGGAAGACCACGCCCTGGGCCGCTCGATGCCTCATGAGCGCCGTCAGGGGTGCGTGCAGCAGCGTGAGGGCGGCGGCCTGGATGACGGCGAGCATGACCATGGCTGTGGTCGGAGGCCACTGGTTGCCGAGCATGTTCCACGAGTAGCCGCCCATCGATACGAGGCCCCAGAGCGCCGCGTAGCCGGCGCCGATGAGCAGCATCAGCTGCCACCAGCGGCGCGCACCGAACCAGCCGTCGAACAGGAAGAACCCGATCTGCTGCGCGAACAGCCAGACGAACACGATGTTCGGGATGCCGAAGAGCTCCTGGCCGAGACCGTAGCCCGTTCCGGCGACGGGCTGGATGCCGAGGTATCCGCCGATCACGGTGAACCGGAACGTGTCCACCAGCACGGCGCCCGCCAGGAGGCCGAGAAGCACCCAGGCGCCGTATCTCTCGTGCAGTCGCATCATCGCCGGAGCGAGCGCCTGGACGATCATGTATGCGGCGAGGAACCACAGCGGAGAGCCGACGCCGATCGCGACCGTGTCGACGAGGGCGGGGTCGACGCCGATCAACCGAGTGGCGCCGAGAATGACGGTGAAGAAGACGAACAGCGGGAGCGCGGGGCGCGCGAGCCGCAGGAGACGTACGCGCACGAAGTCCTCCGCGGACTGTCCGCGTGCCGACGCCGACCGCCATCCCGCACGGGCCGCGTATCCGCCGACGACGAAGAACAGCGGCATGATGTTCGCGATCCAGGACGCCGCGGTGAACCAGGGCTGCGCCTCGACGGTGCGCTCGATCAGCAGCGTTCCATCCGGTGCTCGCCCGACGCCCGTGAACAGGATGTGCACGAAGACGACAAGGACGACGCAGACGACCCGCGCCAGATCGAGGGTGAGATCGCGGCCCACAGGGACGGTGCGGGGCGTCGAGTCGGTGGCGGCGCTGCTCATGCCGATGACTCTAGCGCTGACGGGAGGCTGCCGACGGGTGCGGCCGCAGGCGCGCGGTCAGGTCGTCGGCAAGAGGGTGAGCTGCCGGAACGTGCGCTTGCTCAGCGGCACAACCATGAGCGCCATCATCGTGCCGCCGAAGAGAGCGAACGGCACCCAGACCGCAGTGATCGAGGCGAGCAGACCGAACCCCGCCATGGCGACGGGCATGAGACAGTCGTCACCGAGACGGGTGATCGAGCCCATCCGGCCGAGGTAGGCGGTGTCGACCGTGGCTGAGAATGTGGCGCTCAGGAGCACCGAGGCGTACCCCGCGGTCGCGCCGATGACGAAGGCCGCTGTCGCGACCGTCCACGCCGGTCCCCAGCCGAGCGCGATGATCGCCGCTCCCTGCACGACGAGCGCCCAGAAGCCTGCGAACGCCTCTCTCCGCGGTCGCCACTTCACGACCGAGACGGCGCCGAGCGCCGCACCCAGTCCGAGCAGCGCCTCGAACAGTCCCACCGCCTGGGCGCCCCATCCCTCGTCGTGCGCGCGCAGCGCGAGCCCGATCCCCACCGCTGGGCCGACAGCGAGGTTGAGTCCTGAGAGCGCGATGACGAGGGTACGGGTCGTCGGGTGGCTGCCGAGATGGGTGAATCCGCGGGCGATGCCGTGCAACGCGGACTCCTTCGCCGCACGGGCGAGCAGGAAGCGCGGCCGGAGCCAGATCGCGATGAAGGCGATCACGAGACTGAACGTGAGGGCGTTGACGGCCGCGCTGCCCACGAGCCCCGTGTAGGCGACGAGTACGCCGCCGATCGCCGCACCGACCATGGTTCCGAGGCGCGATGCGGTCTGCGCGAGCGCACCGTAGGAGGGGAGGTCGCCCGGGCGCACGAGCTGGCGGGCGACAGTTCCGGCCGAAGGCTCGTAGAACGCGTCGCAGATTCCGAAGGCTATCGCCGCGAACAGCAGGACGCCGACGGTCGGTGGGGTCGCGACGACCCAGACGGCCACGGCGACGAGCACGCCGACCCGCAGGGCGTTGAAGAGGATCATCACCTTTCGGGCATCGGAGCGGTCCGCGATCACACCGCCGAAGAGCAGCACGATCGCCCGAGGGATCGTCCCTGCGGCGACGATGAGTCCGGCGATCGCGGGGGAGGCCGTCTGCACGGCAGTCCAGGCGAGCGCGATGGTCCACAGGGCGTCCCCGGCATCCGAGACCGCCTTGACGGCGATCCAGATGTGCACACGGCGGTCGCGTCGGAACGGTGGCGGCGCCGACAGCTGCACGGGTTCGGACGTGGCAGTCATGGCGTCGTCGGGAAGGCGTGCGCGAAGAAGAAGATCGGCGTGCGCTCCTGCCCGTCCTCGAGGTCGACGGACGCCCGCCACTCCTCCATCGTGCGCAGAAGGCGCGCACTCAGATCACGGAGTTCGTCAGGAGACGCCCACGCGATCGACTCGGTGTTCGAGGCGTCGTACGCGTTATAGGCCGGGTCATCATGGCGGCGCTGCCACTGCTGAAGGCGATCGATCTGCATCCGGATGCCCTGGCGCTGCGCCTCCCGTGCGAGCAGGGCGTCTGCGGGGGAGTCGGCGTAGTCCTCCGCCGACCAGGTGAGCCCACGTCGAGCGAGGTTCCACCAACTGGTACGACGGTCGCCTGAGGGGTCTTCGACGCGCTCGACGAGCCCGGCTCGCTCGAGCATCCTCAGGTGATGGCTGATGCTCCCGACCTGACTCCCGAGCGATCGTGCGAGCGTGGTGACCTGCGAGGTTCCGTAGAGCAGCAGGTAGTCGTAGATGCGGCGGCGCAGAGGATGGTGCACCGCCGTGATCACCGAGATGTCTTCCATGGACGCAACGGTAGAACCGGTTCCGAGTTCCCACAAGACTTCTTGTATACCGCGGAAAAACAACGAAAGGGCCACCATTCCTTGGGAGTGGCGGCCCTTTCGGAGGATGCTCGTCAGTCGTCGGCAGGCGGTTCGCCGGCTGCCCGACGAGTGCGCCGTGCGCGCCGGATGAGCCAGATCACCAGCACGACCGCTCCGGCGAGAGCGAGCCACGGCAGGATGAAGCCGACTGCCACGACCAGCGCGTTCAACGACACCACGAGGCCGTTCCAACCGGCGAGGAGGCCGTCGGCGAAGCCGGCCGGATCGGCGGTCGTCGGTGGCGTGGTGCGGGTCAGCTGCACCTGCAGGCTCGACATGGCGACCTGGTCGTCGAGAGAGGCGAGCTGCTGCTCGTAAGACTCGAGCTGGGCCTGGCGATCCGTGAGCGCGACCTCGGCCTCGATGAGCTCCGCGACCGTCCCGGTCTGCGACATCAGCTCGGTGAGTCGCTGCACAGATGCCCTGGTGGCATCCACGCGCGCACGCAGATCGATCGCCGTGGAGGTGACATCCTGCTTCGAGATCGACGAGGAGAGCACTTCGCCCGAGTCGGCGAGGTCGTCGATGACGGCGGCGAGATCGGCCGAGGGCACGCGGATGCTGATCCAGCCGTACCCAGGGTCGGGGGGTGCAGGCTCCGAGGCGCCGTCGACGGTGACGCTCTGCCCGATCTCGGTGCTCTCGACATAACCACCTCGAGACTCGGCGAGTGCGGAGATCGCGGCGGCGGCGTCACCGATGTCCTTCACCTGGACCGTGGCGTTCGCCGTCGCGATGATCTCGCGGTCGGTGGCGTCGACGGCGCCCGGCAGCAGGCTCGATGACTCCGCCGAGTCGGATGCGGCTCCGGGCGCGCTCTGATCGACGGATCCGGACCGCGAGTCCTCCAGGGCAAAGCCGGCGGGCATTCCTCCGCCCTCCGCGGTGCTCATGGCGTTGCCGCCCACGATGCCGAGGATCGGGGGAGTGACGAGGACGCCCACCACGAACGCAGCAGCTATCCCGGTGCCTGTCAGCCAGCGGCGGCGGCGCGCCCGCGAGCGTGCTGCAGTAGGGGTCTCACGAGGACGCTCGGTCGCGATCTCCGCGAACACCGCGCGCTCGATGCGGGTCACCGCAGCATCCGAGAGCTCGGGGAGGTCGTCAGGGGTGTTCTTGTCGTTCATGCGTCGCTCGCTTCCTTCACGGCACCGCGCAGTCGGGTGCGGACTCGGGAGAGACGGTTCCGGACGATCGCGTGGCTCACGCCCAGCTCCTCGGCCGCGGCCTGGTAGGCGTACCCCTCTGCGGCGCAGAGGCGGAAGATCTCGCGGTCCAGATCGCTCAGGGTGCCCACTTCTGCCGCGATCCGCGCCGCCAAGGCTGCGGTGATCACCTGCTCCTCGACGCTGATCGTCGAGGGGACGGTGTCATCGACGGCATCCGTCGTGTTCGCCTGGTCGCGTCTGCGTTGTCGCAGCCGGTTCGCGGCCTGGAATCGGCAGATCGTCGCGAGCCACGGCAGCAGGGACTCGCTCTGCAACTCGAGCCCCGGCAGCTTGCGCCACGCGGTGACGAACGTCTCCTGGGTCACGTCCTCGGCGTCGGCGGGTGAGCCGAGCAGGCCGTGGGCGATCCAGTAGACCGGTCTGACATGTGAGCGGTACAGCTCGCGGAAGGCGCTCTCGTCACCTGTCGCGGCCTGCGCCACCCATTTCTGATCACTCGTCTGCACGGGCATCCTGTTTCCGTTCGGTGTCTCTCACCTGGGAAGTGTCGATGGATGCCCCATCGTCTCAGATCAGTCGTCGCGGTCATCCGCACATGTCACCTCAGGAGCGATACTGGCGCTACAATCGGTGACGCGAGAGGGAGTATCCCGCAAGCGCACCCACCGTCATCACGAGCACCGTCATCGCTGCTCCGGTCGTGCGACGCATTCGTGCGTGGGAGAGACTTTCGGCTGTTTTCCGACCCCTCCCGAAAGGTGCCGAGCACCCGTGGATATTCCTGTCTGGTTCGAGATCACCTCGATGGTCGTACTGTCGATCATCCTGATCGGCGACCTGCTCCTGATCCGACTCCGGCCGCACATCCCCTCGACCAAGGAGTCGACGCTGTGGGTCGTGTTCTACGTCGGTCTCGCGCTGCTCTTCGCAGTGCTGCTCGGGAATGTCGCGGGCTGGCGCAATGCCGGCGACTTCATCACCGGGTGGGCTCTGGAATACAGCCTCTCGATCGACAACCTGTTCGTGTTCGTGCTGATCATGGCCCAGTTCGCGGTGCCGCGACGTCTGCAGCAGCAGGTGCTGATGGTGGGCATCATCATCGCTCTCGTGCTGCGCGGCGCGTTCATCCTCGTCGGCGTGACCGTCATCGAGCACTTCTCGCCGATCTTCTACATCTTCGGAGCCTTCCTCATCTACACCGCCATCAAGCAGGCGATGCCAGAGGGGGAGCACGAGGACGATGTGAAGCGCGAGAACTTCATCGTG of Microbacterium sp. LWH13-1.2 contains these proteins:
- a CDS encoding MarR family transcriptional regulator encodes the protein MQQIDEADARDQDSATVLRSLLAITRRGLVDARSGETRLSITDQSIVMAIADEPGIRSTDIAQMFRLNRSTVSRQLSSLIALGLVQEMPAAAGRGRPLALTLEGEEAFRGTLDTLQHVIDAHLAQWSDAEVSRFAHDLQRFDRGDAAS
- the pepN gene encoding aminopeptidase N, whose amino-acid sequence is MHTANLTREETAARSAAISVRSIRVELDLTGAPERARSGFPTVTTLDFASTTSSTWLDFIGESVERLVVNGVEQDVVYDGARIAVRDLAESNTIRVEAVGAYSRSGEGLHRFHDPVDDRTYLYTQYEPADSRRVMACFEQPDIKAPYTFVIDAPAGWEVLSNQSAAAVDVGVGVQRVEFAPTLPISSYITAVAAGPYARVDGEWRRDEQHIALGVLARQSLAQYLESDEILEVTRQGLDFFTDAFAYPYPWGKYDQIFVPEYNLGAMENPGLVTFTEAYLSRGAATDAQRAARANTILHEMAHMWFGDLVTMKWWDDLWLKESFADYMGSHASAVATRFHDAWVKFAANRKAWAYQQDQLPTTHPIVADITDLEAAKLNFDGITYAKGAAVLKQLVAFVGDDAFFDGARRYFAQNAFGNTTLDDFLVQLSAVSGRDMSEWSRAWLETTGVSTLWVEKDADGASVLVQTDPRPHRLRIGLYDDIDGRVVRRDQLALDIHDEHTPVELPDADLVLLNDDDLTYAKVRLDEASLTTVQNSLSGVEDPLARAVIWSSLWNATRDGELAASRYTSIVRAHAPRESNIGLLSGVLANALFAIRHYVADENRAHEQRQWVEAAWSALQSADSGSDGQLSWARALAAASAFDDARASDIRAILDGETLDGLVVDPDLRWQLLTALVTTGHAGVDEITAEQQVDDTGSGRTAARRALASIPDIAVRAEAWEQAWNDESLSNDHLDAVISGFRAGGRRDLIAGFDDEYFARIGGAWSERSIELARRLVVGLFPAAPSLAPVDAWIADNASAPAALRRLVVEQRDHLARDLRVRAAQAQSASSSAAVL
- a CDS encoding aminoglycoside phosphotransferase family protein, whose amino-acid sequence is MADSPSAEYSLDEDGLRTLLRATAPQLADLPLRLFAEGWDNAMWCLGADLVVRLPRRALAVPLIANEQRALPEIGPALAVLGIRTPIPVFAGAPNDVFPRPWSVIPWIDGSNALTSSRVENSSWAPRLAEALRALHAPAPDDAPLNPVRGRELATRDGAMRPRLDALPPRSALRDAWTAGLAAAPNCERVWIHGDLHPGNILVHEASLAALIDFGDVTVGDPAYDLASAWMLFDAPGREVFRAATGPRYDDATWVRARAWAAYLALVLLTQSDDRPDHLAVGQSTAAELDAD
- a CDS encoding MBL fold metallo-hydrolase → MRVTKFEHAALRIQQGDDILLVDPGSFTAPLSDLAGLVAVVITHEHPDHWTPEHLDRILRAAPGTPIYAPAGVARAAEGYEISVVAPGDTAEVGAFSLRFFGGTHEVIHSSLPTVENVGVLVNDEFYYPGDSYAVPEGIEVGTLAAPLGAPWLKIGEAMDYVLAVKPRRAFGTHDMTLSVAGKTMHRQRLQWATEQGGGEFSVLEPGESLDI
- a CDS encoding acyltransferase — its product is MSSAATDSTPRTVPVGRDLTLDLARVVCVVLVVFVHILFTGVGRAPDGTLLIERTVEAQPWFTAASWIANIMPLFFVVGGYAARAGWRSASARGQSAEDFVRVRLLRLARPALPLFVFFTVILGATRLIGVDPALVDTVAIGVGSPLWFLAAYMIVQALAPAMMRLHERYGAWVLLGLLAGAVLVDTFRFTVIGGYLGIQPVAGTGYGLGQELFGIPNIVFVWLFAQQIGFFLFDGWFGARRWWQLMLLIGAGYAALWGLVSMGGYSWNMLGNQWPPTTAMVMLAVIQAAALTLLHAPLTALMRHRAAQGVVFLIGSRLMTIYLWHLPMIMVLIGIQLVLPFPLPAPGSAVWWWTRPLFLIVVLAAVWVLSLWLIRFEKAPAAGPARFSSKVAVVAAVLVFIAPIIAITAYGLDFPLAAIALGCTALALWLTGARRNAV
- a CDS encoding MFS transporter — encoded protein: MTATSEPVQLSAPPPFRRDRRVHIWIAVKAVSDAGDALWTIALAWTAVQTASPAIAGLIVAAGTIPRAIVLLFGGVIADRSDARKVMILFNALRVGVLVAVAVWVVATPPTVGVLLFAAIAFGICDAFYEPSAGTVARQLVRPGDLPSYGALAQTASRLGTMVGAAIGGVLVAYTGLVGSAAVNALTFSLVIAFIAIWLRPRFLLARAAKESALHGIARGFTHLGSHPTTRTLVIALSGLNLAVGPAVGIGLALRAHDEGWGAQAVGLFEALLGLGAALGAVSVVKWRPRREAFAGFWALVVQGAAIIALGWGPAWTVATAAFVIGATAGYASVLLSATFSATVDTAYLGRMGSITRLGDDCLMPVAMAGFGLLASITAVWVPFALFGGTMMALMVVPLSKRTFRQLTLLPTT
- a CDS encoding helix-turn-helix domain-containing protein, whose product is MEDISVITAVHHPLRRRIYDYLLLYGTSQVTTLARSLGSQVGSISHHLRMLERAGLVERVEDPSGDRRTSWWNLARRGLTWSAEDYADSPADALLAREAQRQGIRMQIDRLQQWQRRHDDPAYNAYDASNTESIAWASPDELRDLSARLLRTMEEWRASVDLEDGQERTPIFFFAHAFPTTP
- a CDS encoding DUF4349 domain-containing protein — translated: MNDKNTPDDLPELSDAAVTRIERAVFAEIATERPRETPTAARSRARRRRWLTGTGIAAAFVVGVLVTPPILGIVGGNAMSTAEGGGMPAGFALEDSRSGSVDQSAPGAASDSAESSSLLPGAVDATDREIIATANATVQVKDIGDAAAAISALAESRGGYVESTEIGQSVTVDGASEPAPPDPGYGWISIRVPSADLAAVIDDLADSGEVLSSSISKQDVTSTAIDLRARVDATRASVQRLTELMSQTGTVAELIEAEVALTDRQAQLESYEQQLASLDDQVAMSSLQVQLTRTTPPTTADPAGFADGLLAGWNGLVVSLNALVVAVGFILPWLALAGAVVLVIWLIRRARRTRRAAGEPPADD
- a CDS encoding RNA polymerase sigma factor; this encodes MPVQTSDQKWVAQAATGDESAFRELYRSHVRPVYWIAHGLLGSPADAEDVTQETFVTAWRKLPGLELQSESLLPWLATICRFQAANRLRQRRRDQANTTDAVDDTVPSTISVEEQVITAALAARIAAEVGTLSDLDREIFRLCAAEGYAYQAAAEELGVSHAIVRNRLSRVRTRLRGAVKEASDA